In one window of Tripterygium wilfordii isolate XIE 37 chromosome 1, ASM1340144v1, whole genome shotgun sequence DNA:
- the LOC120002219 gene encoding serine/threonine-protein kinase SRK2I-like: MDRAPITGGSGMDMPIMHDGDRYDFVRDIGAGNFGVARLMRDKVTKELVAVKYIERGDRIDENVRREIINHRSLRHPNIVRFKEVILTPTHLAIVMEYASGGELFERISNAGHFSENETRFFFQQLISGVSYCHAMQVCHRDLKLENTLLDGSPAPRLKICDFGYSKSSLLHSQPKSTVGTPAYIAPEVLLRQEYDGKTADVWSCGVTLYVMLVGSYPFEDPDEPRDFRRTIQRVLSVQYSIPDGIQISEECRQLISRIFVADPAARITMPEIKNHPWFLRNLPADLMDENMMSNNFQEPDQPMQSDDLVMQIVAEATIPAAGIHTLDHYLTDNLDMDDDMDDFDSESDLDVDSSGEIVYAL; encoded by the exons ATGGATCGGGCGCCGATTACTGGTGGGTCTGGTATGGACATGCCGATTATGCACGATGGCGACCGGTATGACTTCGTTCGCGATATCGGAGCGGGAAATTTTGGTGTAGCGAGGCTCATGAGAGACAAGGTCACCAAGGAGCTTGTTGCTGTAAAGTATATCGAGAGAGGCGATAGG ATAGATGAAAATGTTCGAAGAGAAATTATTAATCACAGGTCGTTAAGGCACCCAAATATTGTTAGATTTAAAGAG GTCATTTTAACACCTACTCACTTGGCCATAGTCATGGAATATGCATCTGGAGGAGAGCTTTTTGAGCGAATAAGCAATGCTGGGCATTTCAGTGAAAATGAG ACTcgtttcttctttcaacaactTATATCTGGAGTCAGCTACTGCCACGCAATG CAAGTATGTCACCGGGATTTAAAGCTGGAAAACACGTTGTTGGATGGAAGCCCAGCTCCTCGGTTGAAAATTTGTGATTTTGGGTACTCCAAG TCTTCATTGCTTCATTCACAACCAAAATCTACTGTGGGAACTCCTGCATACATTGCTCCAGAAGTATTATTGAGACAAGAGTATGATGGCAAG ACTGCAGACGTGTGGTCATGTGGAGTGACATTGTATGTGATGCTTGTGGGATCATATCCTTTCGAGGATCCTGATGAACCAAGGGACTTCCGGAGGACAATACAA AGAGTTCTCAGTGTTCAGTATTCCATTCCAGATGGTATTCAAATATCTGAGGAGTGTCGCCAACTGATTTCAAGGATTTTTGTTGCTGATCCCGCTGCT AGGATTACAATGCCTGAAATCAAGAACCATCCGTGGTTTCTGAGGAATCTTCCAGCAGACTTAATGGATGAAAATATGATGAGTAACAACTTTCAAGAGCCTGATCAACCCATGCAGAGTGATGACTTGGTCATGCAGATTGTTGCGGAGGCTACCATACCAGCAGCTGGAATCCACACTCTTGACCATTACTTGACAGACAATCTTGACATGGACGATGACATGGACGACTTTGATTCTGAATCCGATCTGGATGTGGACAGCAGTGGGGAGATAGTATATGCACTGTGA
- the LOC120001559 gene encoding L-ascorbate oxidase homolog, with protein sequence MVKPSLLHLICVALAVLSGYEVKADNPYRYYTWTVTYGTLSPLGVPQQVILINGQFPGPSLDVVTNDNIVLNLINKLDQPFLLTWNGIKQRKNSWQDGVLGTNCPIPPNSNYTYHFQPKDQIGSYTYFPSTLFHKAAGGYGAFNVYSRPRIPIPYPNPDGDFTLLVGDWYNTSHKILQQTLDSGRSLPFPHGVLINGQAHATFSGDQGKTYMFRISNVGLSTTLNFRIQGHTMKLVEVEGSHTIQNIYDTLDVHVGQSVTVLVTLNQAPKDYYIVASTRFTKQVLSATAVLHYTNSHTPLSGPLPPPPALQFHWSMQQARTYRWNLTSNAARPNPQGSFHYGKITPTKFIELANSATLINGKRRYAVNGVSYVNADTPLKLADYFNISGVFSLNSIESVPSGGAATIASSVIPASLHDFIEVVFQNNENTMQSWHLDGYDFWVAGYGSGQWAREKRGSYNLVDALTRHTAQVYPNSWTAILVSLDNQGMWNVRSAIWERQYLGQQFYLRVWNPVKNLANEYDIPSNALLCGKAAGH encoded by the exons ATGGTGAAGCCATCTTTGCTTCACTTGATTTGCGTAGCTTTGGCTGTTTTGAGTGGCTATGAGGTGAAAGCAGATAACCCATATAGGTATTATACATGGACTGTGACTTATGGAACTCTTTCTCCTCTGGGTGTGCCCCAACAG GTGATTCTCATCAATGGTCAATTTCCTGGTCCTAGTCTTGATGTGGTGACTAATGACAACATCGTCCTTAACTTAATCAACAAGCTGGACCAGCCTTTTCTGCTGACCTG GAATGGAATTAAACAGAGGAAAAACTCATGGCAAGATGGAGTGCTAGGAACCAATTGCCCCATCCCACCAAACTCTAACTACACTTACCATTTTCAACCCAAGGACCAAATAGGCTCATACACATATTTCCCATCAACTCTATTCCACAAGGCTGCTGGAGGGTATGGTGCATTCAATGTCTACTCGAGGCCTCGCATCCCGATTCCTTATCCGAACCCTGATGGTGATTTCACATTACTTGTTGGTGATTGGTATAATACCAGTCATAAG ATTTTACAGCAGACTTTGGACTCAGGGAGATCTCTTCCATTTCCTCACGGAGTTCTTATAAACGGCCAAGCTCACGCCACCTTCAGCGGCGACCAAG GTAAAACGTACATGTTCAGAATCTCAAATGTTGGTCTATCAACCACATTGAACTTTAGGATCCAGGGCCATACAATGAAGCTTGTCGAGGTTGAAGGATCACACACCATTCAGAACATTTATGATACCCTTGACGTGCATGTTGGCCAATCCGTGACTGTACTAGTAACCTTAAATCAGGCTCCAAAGGACTACTACATTGTTGCATCGACACGTTTTACAAAGCAGGTTCTTTCAGCAACTGCAGTGTTACACTACACAAACTCGCACACCCCCTTGTCTGGACCATTGCCTCCACCTCCCGCTTTACAATTTCACTGGTCAATGCAGCAAGCCAGAACTTACAG GTGGAATTTGACATCAAATGCAGCCAGACCGAATCCTCAGGGCTCATTCCACTACGGAAAGATAACACCAACTAAGTTTATTGAGCTGGCCAATTCCGCAACTCTGATAAATGGAAAGAGGCGTTATGCAGTTAACGGGGTCTCCTATGTCAATGCTGATACCCCGCTAAAGCTTGCTGATTATTTCAACATCTCTGGAGTTTTCAGCTTAAATTCCATTGAAAGCGTTCCCTCTGGAGGTGCTGCAACTATAGCTAGCTCCGTCATACCGGCGTCCCTCCATGATTTTATTGAAGTTGTTTTCCAAAACAATGAAAACACTATGCAATCTTGGCATCTTGATGGTTATGATTTTTGGGTTGCTGG TTATGGTTCTGGCCAATGGGCACGAGAGAAGAGAGGAAGTTACAATCTAGTTGACGCGCTTACTAGACACACTGCTCAG GTATATCCAAACTCTTGGACTGCGATACTGGTTTCACTGGACAACCAAGGTATGTGGAATGTGAGGTCTGCAATATGGGAAAGGCAGTATCTTGGGCAGCAATTCTATCTCAGGGTCTGGAACCCCGTCAAAAACCTCGCTAATGAATACGACATTCCTTCTAATGCCCTTCTTTGTGGCAAAGCAGCGGGACATTAA
- the LOC120002296 gene encoding glutathione S-transferase T3-like isoform X1, translated as MEAQFEDFEPFPDGESYTSQNVQNMSCCEEAPVPKKRRLAGVNRGGNFSIEEDKNIVSAWLNTSIDSVQGTDQKAKTFWQRIGATYNANKGPNHIERTDRSLSSRWGAIQLAVNKFCGFLSQIEDSRPSGTTEIDKVKDSYLLIGSLEFITLNMLEVCMYSLYLPLSFVFFLQIQMAKEMYHEMTNTHFVFDHCWNLLRHQPKWNLHMGQSSSKRKQPGGSSNKVHDTINLDADNISCSFSVDIERPIGRNAEKERRKKGKVDHKDLTEIVEQLTINKKQEHVERMALAEVERVRAEKEWQDHLAIENERLRVEKLRAEAEIQRAEAEKHRACAEMEKVEQQKKEKENNSTTNKVKKS; from the coding sequence ATGGAAGCCCAATTTGAAGATTTTGAGCCATTCCCTGATGGAGAATCATACACTTCCCAGAATGTTCAAAATATGAGTTGTTGTGAAGAAGCACCAGTTCCTAAAAAGAGACGGCTAGCTGGCGTCAATCGTGGAGGTAACTTCTCAATTGAGGAGGATAAAAATATTGTCTCAGCTTGGCTAAATACAAGCATAGACTCAGTGCAAGGTACAGATCAAAAGGCCAAGACGTTTTGGCAAAGAATTGGAGCAACATACAATGCGAATAAAGGCCCTAATCATATCGAGCGAACTGACCGATCGTTAAGTAGCCGATGGGGAGCCATTCAACTTGCTGTCAACAAGTTCTGTGGATTCCTATCACAAATAGAGGATTCCCGACCATCCGGTACCACCGAGATTGACAAGGTAAAGGATTCCTATCTTTTAATTGGAAGCTTGGAGTTTATTACATTGAATATGTTAGAGGTATGCATGTATTCTCTTTATTTGCCACTaagttttgtgttctttttgcaGATACAAATGGCTAAAGAAATGTAccatgagatgacaaatacacACTTCGTGTTTGATCATTGCTGGAATTTATTGAGGCATCAACCAAAGTGGAACTTGCATATGGGACAATCttcatcaaaaagaaaacaacctGGTGGCAGCTCAAACAAGGTCCATGATACAATAAATTTGGATGCTGATAACATCTCATGTTCTTTTTCTGTTGATATAGAGAGACCAATTGGTCGAAATGCTGAAAAAGAACGACGAAAGAAAGGGAAGGTAGATCACAAAGACCTTACGGAGATCGTTGAACAATTGACAATCAATAAAAAACAAGAGCACGTAGAGAGAATGGCATTGGCTGAAGTTGAGAGGGTTAGAGCTGAAAAAGAGTGGCAAGATCATTTAGCCATTGAAAATGAGAGGCTTAGAGTTGAGAAACTCAGAGCAGAGGCTGAGATACAGAGAGCAGAAGCTGAGAAACATAGAGCATGTGCAGAGATGGAGAAGGTGGAGCAAcaaaagaaggagaaggaaaacAATTCAACCACCAATAAGGTCAAAAAGAGTTGA
- the LOC120002296 gene encoding glutathione S-transferase T3-like isoform X2: MEAQFEDFEPFPDGESYTSQNVQNMSCCEEAPVPKKRRLAGVNRGGNFSIEEDKNIVSAWLNTSIDSVQGTDQKAKTFWQRIGATYNANKGPNHIERTDRSLSSRWGAIQLAVNKFCGFLSQIEDSRPSGTTEIDKIQMAKEMYHEMTNTHFVFDHCWNLLRHQPKWNLHMGQSSSKRKQPGGSSNKVHDTINLDADNISCSFSVDIERPIGRNAEKERRKKGKVDHKDLTEIVEQLTINKKQEHVERMALAEVERVRAEKEWQDHLAIENERLRVEKLRAEAEIQRAEAEKHRACAEMEKVEQQKKEKENNSTTNKVKKS; encoded by the exons ATGGAAGCCCAATTTGAAGATTTTGAGCCATTCCCTGATGGAGAATCATACACTTCCCAGAATGTTCAAAATATGAGTTGTTGTGAAGAAGCACCAGTTCCTAAAAAGAGACGGCTAGCTGGCGTCAATCGTGGAGGTAACTTCTCAATTGAGGAGGATAAAAATATTGTCTCAGCTTGGCTAAATACAAGCATAGACTCAGTGCAAGGTACAGATCAAAAGGCCAAGACGTTTTGGCAAAGAATTGGAGCAACATACAATGCGAATAAAGGCCCTAATCATATCGAGCGAACTGACCGATCGTTAAGTAGCCGATGGGGAGCCATTCAACTTGCTGTCAACAAGTTCTGTGGATTCCTATCACAAATAGAGGATTCCCGACCATCCGGTACCACCGAGATTGACAAG ATACAAATGGCTAAAGAAATGTAccatgagatgacaaatacacACTTCGTGTTTGATCATTGCTGGAATTTATTGAGGCATCAACCAAAGTGGAACTTGCATATGGGACAATCttcatcaaaaagaaaacaacctGGTGGCAGCTCAAACAAGGTCCATGATACAATAAATTTGGATGCTGATAACATCTCATGTTCTTTTTCTGTTGATATAGAGAGACCAATTGGTCGAAATGCTGAAAAAGAACGACGAAAGAAAGGGAAGGTAGATCACAAAGACCTTACGGAGATCGTTGAACAATTGACAATCAATAAAAAACAAGAGCACGTAGAGAGAATGGCATTGGCTGAAGTTGAGAGGGTTAGAGCTGAAAAAGAGTGGCAAGATCATTTAGCCATTGAAAATGAGAGGCTTAGAGTTGAGAAACTCAGAGCAGAGGCTGAGATACAGAGAGCAGAAGCTGAGAAACATAGAGCATGTGCAGAGATGGAGAAGGTGGAGCAAcaaaagaaggagaaggaaaacAATTCAACCACCAATAAGGTCAAAAAGAGTTGA